One segment of Arthrobacter sp. MMS18-M83 DNA contains the following:
- a CDS encoding MinD/ParA family ATP-binding protein, which yields MPDSVDNETSAAAASDEGQPELWRRRDRRRAEGDAWTGTMPIITPNDSDAPAATAAPLQSRSWAEAAAAADASLEAEPVREDSRRREPGFESPTAAAPASGAPAPTAARTGRAAAANAPISDFISSPGSFVKEQKPRPIGGFRGMLYKLTGGAWNLGPSAKQREEDELARRISRQLQGSYNTAVLSLKGGIGKTSTTVGVGLTLAEFRGDPPCAIDANPDSGDLVERALGEGIYQKATPRTITDLLKNVDNVDSLTALARYMHHAGRLHLIAGEQDPEVSDSLTAEEYLRIRQLISAYYSVALTDCGTGVTHNAMSGILQSADNLIIAAGYAVSGAKRARSTLQWLASHGYEDLARNAIVVITDKDEVSSRVDKDAIEEHLSGICRQLIAVPHDRGVADGDLVTLDVLRPETRRAYKEIAAAIVDGYV from the coding sequence ATGCCGGATTCCGTGGATAACGAAACCAGCGCCGCTGCTGCATCTGACGAAGGGCAGCCCGAACTTTGGCGACGCCGCGATCGCCGCCGTGCAGAGGGCGACGCCTGGACAGGAACTATGCCGATCATTACGCCGAACGATTCCGATGCACCCGCAGCAACCGCTGCCCCGCTTCAAAGCAGATCCTGGGCTGAAGCGGCCGCTGCCGCCGACGCGTCCCTCGAGGCGGAACCGGTCCGTGAAGACTCCCGCCGTAGGGAACCCGGCTTCGAGAGCCCGACGGCGGCAGCACCGGCGTCGGGGGCTCCGGCTCCTACCGCAGCGCGGACCGGGCGGGCCGCTGCCGCGAACGCTCCGATTTCCGACTTCATCTCGTCCCCAGGTTCCTTCGTGAAGGAACAGAAGCCGCGTCCCATCGGCGGCTTCCGCGGCATGCTCTACAAGCTCACCGGTGGCGCTTGGAACCTCGGCCCGAGCGCCAAACAGCGTGAGGAAGACGAACTGGCGCGGCGCATTTCCCGGCAGCTCCAAGGCAGCTACAACACCGCCGTCCTGAGCCTCAAGGGCGGAATCGGCAAGACCTCCACCACGGTAGGCGTCGGCCTTACCCTCGCGGAGTTCCGCGGCGACCCGCCCTGCGCCATCGACGCCAACCCCGATTCCGGCGACCTCGTGGAGCGCGCCCTGGGTGAAGGCATCTACCAAAAGGCCACTCCGCGCACCATCACGGACCTGCTCAAGAACGTCGACAACGTCGATTCGCTCACGGCACTCGCCCGGTACATGCACCACGCGGGTCGATTGCACCTGATCGCCGGCGAACAGGACCCGGAAGTCTCGGATTCACTCACCGCCGAGGAGTACCTGCGCATCCGACAGCTGATCTCCGCCTACTACTCCGTAGCCCTGACCGACTGCGGCACCGGCGTCACGCACAACGCGATGAGCGGCATCCTGCAATCGGCCGACAACCTGATCATCGCCGCCGGCTATGCCGTGAGCGGTGCCAAGCGTGCCCGCAGCACCCTCCAGTGGCTTGCGAGCCACGGGTACGAGGACCTGGCCCGCAACGCGATCGTGGTCATCACGGACAAGGACGAAGTCTCATCCCGGGTGGACAAGGACGCCATCGAGGAACACCTCTCCGGCATCTGCCGACAGTTGATTGCCGTTCCGCACGACAGGGGAGTGGCCGACGGCGACCTGGTCACCCTTGACGTACTCCGCCCCGAGACCCGTCGCGCGTACAAAGAGATCGCGGCCGCGATCGTGGACGGGTACGTGTAG
- a CDS encoding AAA family ATPase, producing the protein MPQVFFVIGPAGSGKSSVSKLLAEHYGAAYIDKDTATKRFTELLLTINGSDPNERDNNEFYQQAILPLEYASILDLTSDNLSIGRSVVLDAPFGKFFADPDYLINARREHHWPEAELIVVHVRTDGEAVRERLVARGYERDEWKLNNWEQFWTASQANACEWKGARHVDLDNSGDAVDVELPDIAFGADVPPSDQPA; encoded by the coding sequence ATGCCGCAGGTATTTTTTGTGATCGGGCCGGCGGGCTCCGGCAAGTCGAGCGTCAGCAAGCTCCTCGCCGAACACTACGGTGCCGCTTACATCGACAAGGACACCGCCACCAAGCGATTCACGGAGCTGCTGCTGACAATCAACGGCTCCGATCCGAACGAGCGGGACAACAACGAGTTCTACCAGCAGGCCATCCTTCCCCTGGAGTACGCGTCAATCCTGGACCTCACCAGTGACAACCTGAGCATCGGCCGCTCCGTGGTCCTGGACGCGCCCTTCGGCAAGTTCTTCGCCGATCCGGACTACCTCATCAACGCCCGGCGGGAGCACCATTGGCCCGAGGCCGAGCTGATCGTGGTGCATGTTCGAACCGATGGCGAGGCCGTCAGGGAGCGCCTTGTTGCCCGCGGCTACGAGCGCGACGAGTGGAAACTCAACAACTGGGAGCAATTCTGGACGGCATCCCAGGCCAATGCCTGCGAATGGAAAGGTGCCCGCCACGTCGACCTCGACAACAGCGGCGACGCGGTCGACGTCGAGCTTCCCGACATTGCCTTCGGCGCCGACGTTCCGCCCTCCGACCAGCCGGCTTGA